In one Sphingobacterium daejeonense genomic region, the following are encoded:
- a CDS encoding SDH family Clp fold serine proteinase: MNKTTKYILGILFICLMSCIHSFGQSVYSVPIKEDIGPNAWRTMKNAIKQAKQNKSEYLLIDLNTYGGALNFADSIRSSLLNDNGFKTIVYVNNNAASAGALISLAADYIYMHSGASLGAASVVNQNGEILPEKYQSYMRGLMRATAEAKGRDAKVAKPLSIPQYQSLH, encoded by the coding sequence ATGAACAAAACTACTAAATACATTTTAGGTATTCTATTCATATGCTTGATGTCTTGCATTCACTCTTTCGGACAGTCAGTGTATTCTGTGCCTATAAAGGAAGATATCGGACCCAATGCTTGGCGTACCATGAAAAATGCTATTAAGCAGGCTAAACAAAATAAATCTGAGTACTTATTGATTGATCTTAATACCTATGGAGGAGCTCTAAACTTCGCAGATTCTATTCGTTCTAGCCTATTAAACGACAATGGGTTCAAAACTATTGTATATGTTAATAATAATGCTGCCTCTGCAGGGGCATTGATCTCATTAGCAGCAGATTATATTTACATGCACTCCGGTGCAAGCTTAGGTGCTGCATCTGTAGTTAACCAAAACGGAGAAATACTGCCCGAAAAGTATCAATCTTATATGCGCGGCTTGATGCGCGCGACAGCAGAAGCAAAAGGTAGGGATGCTAAGGTTGCGAAGCCTTTGTCGATCCCGCAATATCAATCCCTGCATTAA
- a CDS encoding LysM peptidoglycan-binding domain-containing protein, whose product MNANNKKNLRVGDAVFIPAKEEAKKEEPKKEIAKTNSSNEGDSRTLGNPNSETIQAKILTEYKVGNNETLYSIAKRFSTTVDNIKKLNSLNTDTVREGQTLKIPDGNVVVVQKETAPAAINIPIPDNLSKEEIEFETNRYGIREKKEKGIGIWMENLESGGRSNLALHRTAPVGTILKITNPLTKSVTFAKSCRKILRYIRK is encoded by the coding sequence ATGAACGCCAATAATAAGAAGAATCTAAGGGTTGGAGATGCTGTTTTCATACCTGCCAAAGAAGAAGCTAAAAAAGAAGAACCCAAAAAGGAAATCGCAAAAACAAATTCTTCAAATGAAGGTGATTCGCGAACTTTGGGCAATCCCAATAGTGAGACCATTCAGGCAAAAATCCTAACAGAGTATAAAGTAGGAAACAATGAAACCTTATATTCTATTGCAAAGCGTTTTTCTACCACTGTTGATAACATAAAAAAACTGAACAGTTTGAATACGGACACTGTTCGTGAGGGCCAGACTCTTAAGATACCTGACGGCAATGTTGTTGTTGTTCAGAAAGAAACCGCTCCTGCGGCAATCAATATTCCAATACCGGATAATCTTTCCAAGGAAGAGATAGAATTTGAAACCAATCGATACGGTATCCGTGAGAAAAAAGAAAAAGGAATTGGTATCTGGATGGAAAATTTAGAATCTGGAGGTAGGAGCAACCTTGCTTTGCATAGAACAGCACCTGTAGGAACGATTCTAAAAATTACAAACCCATTGACAAAAAGTGTTACCTTTGCCAAAAGTTGTAGGAAAATTCTCCGATACATCAGAAAGTAG